In Clupea harengus chromosome 4, Ch_v2.0.2, whole genome shotgun sequence, the genomic stretch TACAGGGCCTAAAATGAAAGGGTACAGGCAGGCCCCAAATGGTCCCAAAATGGAGCATAGCAGGTTGTTAAAAAACTATTGCCTTCTGAACTGAATCTTCTACCTACTGTACTCTCTGTGTCTGGTCCCAGTTGTTCAGAAAAGCAACTTGAATCGGTATGGTTTTGGAAAGCGTATGCAGCAACAGATACTTCTCCATAGATAATATACTACTCTTGATattaaagtttgtgtgtgtgtgtgtgtgtgtgttggacaacCTAAGGCCAGCTGGGTGTGTCACACATTCTCAGCTATTCTCAACTCAGCACTCTCCCTTACCAGCCCACAGGAGGAACCCTTCTGCAGTGCAGTGAGGCGTATGGTTCGCTAGCCTGAAATACACTCTGGATAGAATTACCAGAGGTTCCAGTTCATTAAATACCTATCTCTTCTATCACCTTCTGTGctcagactctttctctctctctctcgctctcactcttctttccctGGTTATTCCCTCCCTCTGACATGTGTAGAGATTCAAACCTTGCCAGGGATTTCACTGTAATAAATACTCCAGTCAAAACAGCTGAAGGGGAATTTGAGGATTCTGTGTACAGTaatcacatacagacacacacacgctcactcatacacacacattgcttgCAGACAGACACGGGCAAACCCACACAGGCAAGCACAATTCTACACAACCTTCCTACCCAGGGCCTGTTACATAGTTTCACCATGGCTGGTTTGTGTGGAAAGATTGGGTCTCCAACCGTGTGTACATATGATGACATGTGAATAGCCGCACGCTGCTGATTACTGTATGTTTAAACCACGACTCATGCTGTTTGAGTCGTCAAGAACACAGAAGAAGAAATAAGATAAGAAACACATTCAgagttttgttattttcttgttTCAGTTGTTGGTTCTCTCCCCTTTGCCCTCCAGTTTAAATCCAtgcatttctgtgttttgttgatagatgtatatatatatactgtacgcTCCAGCCTCTGCCAGTGGGTGATGACTGGTCAATAGTGTGATTGATAAGAGAGGAAGCAGGAGAGtgatgcccccacacacacatacccctccTAATGTTTGCACTTAATACCCCCTCCACTTACtacatacccccaccccccgggctcatctctggtgtgAGTGTTGGAGGCTCACACCAGAGTTGATGTATTATTGATCTTTGTTGTAAATGCTCTtggcaagttttttttttcttttcttcctgaggtatgttgagtgtgtgagtgtgtgaaaaaaaatacaaaatcttTGTTGGATGTGGATGCATTTAGATATCCATAGTTtcctaaataataaataattgcgGGAAAAAATAAAGTTTGTAAATTTACTGAGAAGTAAAAGACTGCAATGCTTCTGTCAGTGTGGTTgtttgcccacacacacccccccccacacacacacacacacgtacaactaTTCACCACATATGTACATTGTTGACAGATGTACAGAATGAACTCCAGATGTTTAGGCTCTGTCTTTCCCCACAACAACATGGGCAACATGCAGAAGACAAAGAGATCGAAAGCCCCAGCCTTAATCCCCCAATCCCTCTGTAATTCAAATGTGCTGATTCACTGCAGCACCCACAGCCATGACACCAGGGCGACAACACTCCCCGACCCCACAGCTGCACGCCGGGCTCACTGGAGACAGTTTGCGGGCCGTGGGTCCAGGGATTGGCATTGATACTGCCCACAACCAAGATTATCAGGATTCCAGATGGATTTAAGAGGCTTGCTGTCATATTTGTACCTCAGCTGGTAGAATGTGACCCAGAGCAACAAGGCTATAACACTATAAGTCAAGGGCTCAGTTCTTAAGAAGCACAACTACTAACACACAGGTAGTACTTCATTTGAGCCCTccttcgagagagagagagagagagagagagagagagagagagagagaggggggagggagggagagatgaaggagaggcAAAGGAACATAACATGAGTGGTATGAGGTAACAACAGAGATctaggaaagagggaggagccAGAGAAGGTAACAGATAAGACCAGGGGAGATGTCATGGTCAGGGATGAGGAGCTAACTGCATCCTGACTAACAACTAAGATGGCAACAACGTCAGCATCAAGCGCCCCACCACCACgacaacaacatcagcatcaagcACCCCTCCACCACgacaacaacatcagcatcaagcGCCCCTCCACCACGACAACGATATCAGCATCAAGCGCCCCTCCACCACgacaacaacatcagcatcaagcACCCCTCCACCacgacaacagcagcagcatcaagcACCCCTCCACCacgacaacaacagcagcatcaaGCACCCCTCCACCacgacaacaacagcagcatcaaGCGCCCCTCAGGGTGCTACATCTGCGTCTAGTGCAGATTGTCatcaggccaacacaaacatggccaccCATTACAAACTGGGGAATAGTCGAGctattctttatttctataCTACAGTGTAGTTAATTACTCGTATGAAGAGTATTTTCgtacacgtgtgtctgtgtgtgggggaagggggagtgCTAAAAAGGGATTTTGCATGTCTTTTGTCATTTCTATAGATGTATGTTTACattgcatttacattacatttacatttacatttacatttagtcatttagcagacgcttttgtccaaagcgacgtacaagggagagaacagtcaagctaagagcaataaaaagcatggtgtaacaataaatactactttacatgagaattagaaaaacaacgacctagaaaaaagggaaaagaagtgcaggaatgtaactgctgaagtgcaagttaagcgctagtcaggtgccagttaggaagggaggtgctctctgaagagttgggtcttcaaaagcttcttgaaggtagagagggacgcccctgctctggtagtactaggcagttcgttccaccaacgtggaactacaaatgaaaatagtctggattgccgtgcttgcacagacggcagtgccaaacgacgctcactagacgagcgcagcgtcctgggtgtaacatttgcccttacaagagcatttaggtaggtgggagcagaaccagcaagcactctgtaggcaagcataagtgacttgaacttaatgcgagcagctactggcatccagtggagctcaatgagtagcggggtgacgtgtgcccttttcggttggttgaacaccagacgcgccgccgcgttctggatcatctgtagtggtttcaccatgcaagccggcaggcccgttaggagggcgttgcagtagtcaaggcgggagctcaccaaggtttgcaccagcagctgggtggcatactgggttaagtacggcctgattttgcggatgttgtatagcgcaaagcggcacgacctggagacagaggcgatgtgggccgtgaaggtcagttggtcatcaataatgaccccgaggtttcttgctgtttcttGCCCCCCATCATCATCTTCTCCTCATAACACCCTGCTTTTGCCTCTCATTTCTCCATATGCTTTGCCTGTAATGATTCTGCATGAGTCTTTATTGGTGAGATAAAGTGTTGAACCTGGTATTAAATTGCCTCAAGGAGCGTTTCAGGACCTAGCAGACATTCAGTACACTCATAAACAACCAGCAACGTGAGGCCGACACCAAGACCAATGATGTGCTGTTATTGTGAGGGAACGGAGAGAGTTACAGGGCAGACGGAATGATGCTGTGAGAataagaaggtgtgtgtgtgtgtgagagagagagagtgtgtgtctgtttgtgtatgtgaaagagagagatctgggATTTCGCACTGTGCAGTCCATCAATAAAGCAACATGATCCCTGAAAACACAGAGCTGACATTTCaataaaactgaaaatatgACTTACAGCTTATTTGACCTATTATTCAATACTCATAACTAaacaacacacattcatgatGCATGATGCAGGAtacatgaatatgtgtgtttgtggacagaTTGTGgaagatggagaaaaaagagagatggacagaaagtgggcagaagatagaaagaaagaaagaaagaaagaaagagggagatggagaaaggatAAAATTGGGAGtgagggggaagaaaagagtCAGAGGTatagaaacaaagaaactggCCCCAGCTGGTGGGTAATTAGCACTGGAGCTGAAGGGATGACACAtctgacagcagcagcagagaggaatgtgtgtgtatgtgtaggtatgtgtgtgtgtgtgtgtggggggcggggtTTGGGTAAGCATTTGtttgattttctgtgtgtgtatgtatgtgcatttgaCAACATGTGCATTAATGTATGATTGGAAACCCATAGTGTACGTTCATCACCATgagaataaacaacaacaataataaaccACTCCAGCTCCTCTCCACCAGGGACCCATGCAGCGCCTTCAACCAAGACCCCCAAAACTGTATAACCTGCATGAGATGCTATTGTGGCGGTAGCCTTCATGTTTCGACACAGAAGGACACATAAAATACTGTCAATTACAAATCCTTTCTTCCCCACTTCATGTGGTTCTTTCTATAAAAGCTGGACTATATACCTGAGGAATGAAGAGTATATTACAGCAAATTGAAGTGGGAACGGGGGCAGCAGGAGAAAGTCTACTACTGCATCTGTGTGCACAGCAGTGCAATCCTACACGTCTTTACTGAAAACATAACTGCTGGAAGCCATGCTGGCACTAGGGCAGACAGAAATATAGTTTTCAAAAAGTGAAGCAAAGGTAGCGAAGAGAAAGAATGGAGGATGTAGAGAGGAATCGGGAGACATGGAGGATGTGAAATATAAGGTTCAGCTTTCAACAATGGGCTGAAATAATTAGCAAATTAGCTAAATATACCACTGgccttttctctccatccagATTTAGCCTACTCTATATGAGGGTTCCCTTTCAACTCAAGATATCACATATTCAGTTTTAGAAGTACTAATGCTATTGGTGTGCCACTTATTTTCTGTCGTTTTATTTTGCTTTAAGACTCTTGGAATAGTATGGTGAACTGTAAAAAAGCGCAAAAATAGTGAGCCTACTGGGCAGTATAGAATGAACATTCTAAACTCTTTGTTGCTGCCACAGATTTAAAAGAACACATTGATCGCCGTGACAACATATGGAATGTTTATTTGCATTCTGAAATGAAGTAGAATCTTCAGTTAATTCCAAAAACCTGCTCAGTCTTATTTGAGATTTCAAAGAGGACAGTTATACAACATGAAGTGgtggtttttctgtgtttttttcagcTGCTGCCTACCGGTGCCCAACGAGGAGTACGAGGGCAAGACGGTGAGGTCAGAAGTTGAGGCGGAGAGCAAGACAAAGAAGCagaggaatgagagaatgaatcaAAGCAAGAAAAAGCAGAGGAAGGAGGCTAAGCGCCTGAAGAAGGAGATGGCCGACCGGAAAAGGACGGAGGAAAAAGGGTTAAAGAACCTTAAGATGGCTGTCCCTGAAGTGCAGAGAGTGGAGATGGCTATCCACCCTGTTGATGTGGCCTTGAAGGTGGAGATGGCTAATGCTAGTGCGGATCCTAGTCCTGCAGTTGCAGTGGTGTCTGCAGTGATGACTCACGCTAGCACAGATACCAGTCCAGCAATTGTGTTGGACTGTGTTGATATAGCCAATGCTAGCGCAGAAGCTCCCCTCACGGCAAGGCCAGTTTCTTGTCCGAGACTGGACTGGCACAAGACCCTGCAGCCTGGGAGATATGATCTAaccccagaggagagagaccagctggaggaggagaggaggaggaggttgctGGGTTGGTTTACTCGAAGGGAGGCAGCGAAAGAGCAGGCAAATGCTAGCAGGGATGCTAGTCCAGAAGTTGTGTTGGATTCTGTAGAGATGGGCAATGCTAGCACAGAGGCTCTGGATATAGAGGCTCCCCTCACAGCAAGGCCCATGTCTCGTCAGAGACTGGACCAAAAGAACTACCAGCCAAGAGTGGACAGGGGTGAGCAGCAGACCCTACAGCCTGGGAGGTGCAACAATCTAaccccagcagagagagaccagctggaggaggagaggaggattaGACTTCTCGGCTGGTTCAAACGGAGGGAGGCTGCGAAAGAGAAGGCTAAAACTGTAGACAGTATCAGTGAGCCTGAGAAGCCAGCTGAGAAAGAGGCTCTGGAGACGGTGCCAGAGAAGGAACAACAGGCAGATGATGGAGAAAAGGAGGCCGATATGAGAGGCAATAAGGACAGTGATTCCGCAGGGGAACCCCCCTCTGGAATAATGGCTGATGTGTCTGCCCATTCAAACCTGTCATGTAAGTCTAACGTCCTCAGTACTCTCCCTTCCTCAAACATCaacctctctcatctccattcattctctcacttcaGAATTGTCTTTCTTCTTACATATTAGGGATGTTCCTGGTATAGTCCTAACTGGTTGCTTTTATATTTCTCTTTAACAGCTGACAGTGCAGATGACTTGCCGACCTCAATGATTCCGTTGTTCCAAGACTTCCGCAAAGGGGACTGCAGTAAGTTGAACATTTTTAGATAGCTGAATTTCCTAAAAGAGTTGCAGTGGACACCTGCAGTTTTATGTTGTAAGACTGGCTAATTTGAAccatcatctcatctctctccatagATCCAACCCTGCCATGTGCGGAGAACAAGAGCCCCCAGCTGGCCGAGGGGGACAGGAGGAGTCTGTCTCAGCAGCTTggtgatggagacagagagaggtccaTGTCTCGTCCAAGACTGGAGTGGCAAAAATACCAACCAAGACGGCGCAGGGATGTGCAGCGGACCCCGCAGCCTGGGCGGTGTGATGCTCTAaccccagcagagagagaccagctggaggaggagaggaggaagaggctccTTGGCTGGTTTAAGCGAAGGGAGGGTGCAACCCTCTGCCTCACTGCCCTGAATGCAGCCACGCAGGCTGCAGAGAGTTGCCGTAAGAACGACAgccaaagaggaaagaggatcCTACGACAGTGAGGGGGGAGTCAATGCACCTCCAGTTATTGGATCTCCAGTGACAAGAACAGGGACAGAATGGAGAGCACTTCTacaaaataaattaatgaatcctcatatacatacattacatgacATAAATATCTTCATTAATTtataataaatgtattttatttcatttataaggaatcttgttgttgtttgctcTTCACTTATCTCATAGGGATCACAGAAATAACCAAGAAATCACATTCTGCCCTAATATCTTATGTATATGATGAATGGTTGTGTCCTCACCCACCCTTTAAACAAGAGTTTTTACTGACATTTGTAATGTTCTGAAAGGTTTACAGACATGATTCCTCACTGCAATGCTAGTTGATCCTTCAAGGCAAAAGAGCCCTTAAACCACATGGCACCTTAGGACGTGTTCACACGTAACATCTTTTTCTGATGAAAACCACTGGTCAAAGTGCTTTttcaaatatactgtatgtatacatatatataacacagcTCCAAAATGCAGTTGAGAATGTCTTTTGTTACCATGTGGCACCTTATAGCCATGATCTATgccagttctgtgtgtgagagtgtgtgtgtgcgtgtgagagagagttggggaaTGCGGTGGTGTACTGCGGTGCTGCATCCTCCGGCCCATGGGGGGCAGCGTGGCTCAGGACCATGAGAATGGGCCGATGGGGGTACACCCTCTTAGACGCCCGGAAGTAGTTAATGCTGTCATTTGTGATCAGGTTTGTCAGGTAGTCCTGAGTATAGAAAGGAGACAGGAGGCATGAaggatgaaacaaacacactgtaacggtgcggctgcccgttaccgcTACGGTAGTACATTCCgttgctaaaacacacacagtacacagctCGGGGTACATGCACACAGGTTTAttggcacacaaacaaccaTCATACTTCATCACGATCAGTACCGCATATTGGACATACAACCACCAAACATACCGGGACTGAAAGCGTGTGGCTTGTGGACTTCCAAATGCGACACAGAGGAACAACCCGATTAGAAAGTCGGGAAGGACCTTTGAACTTTGGGCGCATCCACGTCAGACGTGCACAGGCCAAGTTGGTGTGATGAGAGAGGTGTGATAACTGGGGACTGATGTAAAGTGCTATGTAATAtaatgagtgtatttgtgtagaaCCCGTCAGTGGTACTATAGGGAAATGTATTGAGTGGATAATGAGTCggaatatgtatttttattgttaATTGATTTGCTATGTGTAATGGTTCAGGCCGGGGTAAACAAATACCGGCGCAGAACTGATCTTTGGAGAGCGAGAAGTCTTAGGGGAACAATTTCCCACCCCTTTAGACGACTAGAGGTTCATTTGTTTAGATTGGAGCGTGACACATTTGTTAAGAGTTACTCAGGGTTATGGAGAGTTTACCTGGGCATTTGTGGAGCTGAATTGTTTagggcttatttatttattgcgaATTACagtttggagtttttgtttctgttttctccattctggcgtgtTTTTCCTACTCTGAACAGATTAAACATTTGCGATTGACCACCGAACAtctgagacactgcctccattTCTTTGTTACATCGCCGTGAGGCCggccatcctacacacacagactcacaaacatttacatataaacacacacaaaagacttttactgaaacaaacaaacaacacacacagagacaagtcaTTTAAATCATACCAGATCAAAAGCTTTTCCTGTGTCtgaccacacactcaaactgacCTTGGGCTATTCAGAGCCGTGTTTCTtttggacacacactcaaactgacCTTGGGGTATTCACAGCCGTGTTTCTCTCGGACTCCGTTGCGGCAGATCGTGTAGTtgacaggggtgcaaactcatcagggatgaaaaaggtgacaacgttgcgaaccccctaggagggtccggggcatgctccccggggaatatattttatatataagaacattttgcacattttaaagttcaatgcatcaatctggtgcactttgacaacaaaatgattaggctagatctatgaagaactttgtgctgttgtaaacaatttagtgctctggtaacagtttaatcataaacattcctgtgttgaatgttgcacgggcacgggcacaggccaacccaaccacccaaccTAATatcctcccgaccacccactccagtccacttcaccaaagcacattacgtcacagatctccatcaggtattaagcaaaaaaagggccaactattggaacagaaaatcaacagaggctgcatcaggcatggtcTAGCTTctctgtgacagtgacagtgcctTTACAGgctactctttgagtctaggttgtcaggacaaggcctaTTTGCACCTCACGCCTgactctagttgagccacagtaatggcatcctcctcctaaaattctctcattctgaaaacaaactgaagtggGAGAgtgtaagtttgttcagttgcagtgaagcgcccggcagtagaaaacgggtcagtgcgagcggtcaggggaggcagagcctcatgaaaagtaaaaaacaaataatgataaaataaatattaacacgaatctactgatctgtgctttaaattaaaaaaaactatgattcctatcatttttataatcaaaatcgctgaatttgac encodes the following:
- the LOC116220315 gene encoding uncharacterized protein LOC116220315 produces the protein MKWWFFCVFFSCCLPVPNEEYEGKTVRSEVEAESKTKKQRNERMNQSKKKQRKEAKRLKKEMADRKRTEEKGLKNLKMAVPEVQRVEMAIHPVDVALKVEMANASADPSPAVAVVSAVMTHASTDTSPAIVLDCVDIANASAEAPLTARPVSCPRLDWHKTLQPGRYDLTPEERDQLEEERRRRLLGWFTRREAAKEQANASRDASPEVVLDSVEMGNASTEALDIEAPLTARPMSRQRLDQKNYQPRVDRGEQQTLQPGRCNNLTPAERDQLEEERRIRLLGWFKRREAAKEKAKTVDSISEPEKPAEKEALETVPEKEQQADDGEKEADMRGNKDSDSAGEPPSGIMADVSAHSNLSSDSADDLPTSMIPLFQDFRKGDCNPTLPCAENKSPQLAEGDRRSLSQQLGDGDRERSMSRPRLEWQKYQPRRRRDVQRTPQPGRCDALTPAERDQLEEERRKRLLGWFKRREGATLCLTALNAATQAAESCRKNDSQRGKRILRQ